The following are encoded together in the Serratia sp. UGAL515B_01 genome:
- a CDS encoding aldolase, which yields MAEWQAREEMVSLGASFFQRGYATGSAGNLSLLLPDGTLLATPTGSCLGELQADRLSKVTLSGEWISGDKPSKEVSFHRALYQHNPACKAVVHLHCTYLTALSCLQGLDTENAIKPFTPYVVMRVGQIPVVPYYRPGDPRLAEDLAKLAPAYKAFLLANHGPVVTGESLREAANNTEEMEDAAKLIFTLGDRPIRYLTEDEIAELRS from the coding sequence ATTGCCGAATGGCAGGCTAGAGAAGAGATGGTAAGTTTGGGTGCCTCTTTTTTTCAACGCGGCTACGCGACCGGTTCAGCAGGCAACCTTTCGCTGTTGCTCCCGGATGGCACGCTGTTAGCCACCCCGACCGGTTCCTGCCTTGGCGAATTACAGGCAGATAGGCTGTCGAAGGTGACGCTGAGCGGCGAATGGATCTCTGGTGATAAACCTTCGAAAGAGGTCAGTTTTCACCGTGCGCTTTACCAACACAACCCGGCTTGCAAAGCGGTAGTCCACCTGCATTGTACTTATCTCACCGCACTCTCCTGCCTACAGGGGCTGGATACGGAAAATGCCATCAAGCCGTTCACTCCTTATGTGGTGATGCGCGTCGGACAGATACCTGTGGTGCCTTACTATCGCCCAGGCGATCCTCGGCTGGCGGAGGATCTGGCTAAACTCGCCCCTGCTTATAAAGCCTTTCTGCTCGCTAATCACGGGCCGGTTGTCACTGGCGAGAGTTTGCGCGAAGCCGCGAACAACACTGAAGAAATGGAAGATGCGGCCAAGCTGATTTTTACCCTCGGTGACCGCCCTATTCGCTATTTAACCGAAGATGAAATTGCCGAGTTACGGAGCTGA
- the otnK gene encoding 3-oxo-tetronate kinase, with translation MLLGVIADDFTGATDIASFLVENGLPTVQLNGVPQDDALVDAQAVVISLKSRSCPVEQAVEQSLQALAWLQRQGCRQFYFKYCSTFDSTAKGNIGPVTDALLNALGEHQTVISPALPVNGRTVYQGYLFVMDQLLSESGMRNHPVTPMKDSNLLRLMEAQASGRCGLVNAAEMDRGAGAVQEKLQQLAQQGVRYVVLDTLNEQHLLTQGEALKTMKLVTGGSGLAIGIARQWAQAGGKKAQAAGAPQGDKAVVLSGSCSLMTNKQVARYRQQASAQSIDVARCINANERSAYAAELSAWVAQHSGELLAPLLYATADLQNLQQTQQQYGTEAASMAVESLFAEVAERLQQLGFSRFIVAGGETSGVVTQALGIRGFHIGPCISPGVPWVRALEQPVSLALKSGNFGDENFFARAQTEFPV, from the coding sequence ATGCTGCTCGGCGTAATTGCAGACGATTTTACCGGTGCCACCGATATCGCCAGTTTCCTGGTGGAAAACGGTTTACCGACGGTGCAACTCAATGGCGTACCGCAAGACGACGCTCTAGTGGATGCGCAGGCAGTCGTAATCAGCCTGAAATCACGCTCCTGCCCTGTCGAGCAAGCAGTAGAGCAATCATTACAGGCTCTTGCATGGCTACAGCGTCAGGGGTGCCGCCAGTTCTACTTTAAATATTGCTCCACCTTCGACAGCACCGCCAAAGGCAATATCGGCCCCGTCACTGATGCCCTGCTCAACGCTCTAGGCGAACATCAAACGGTGATCTCGCCCGCACTGCCGGTTAATGGACGCACGGTATATCAAGGCTATCTGTTCGTCATGGATCAGTTACTGTCAGAATCGGGTATGCGTAATCACCCGGTCACGCCAATGAAAGACAGCAATCTGTTACGGTTGATGGAGGCACAAGCATCTGGGCGTTGCGGGCTGGTTAATGCTGCGGAGATGGATCGCGGTGCTGGCGCAGTGCAGGAAAAACTTCAGCAATTAGCACAGCAGGGTGTGCGATACGTAGTATTGGATACCCTCAATGAACAGCACCTGCTCACTCAGGGCGAAGCATTAAAAACCATGAAACTGGTCACCGGGGGTTCCGGATTGGCGATAGGTATTGCGCGTCAATGGGCGCAAGCGGGGGGAAAGAAAGCGCAGGCTGCCGGAGCACCACAAGGTGACAAAGCCGTGGTGCTATCCGGTTCCTGCTCACTCATGACCAACAAGCAGGTTGCACGTTATCGCCAGCAGGCGTCAGCGCAAAGCATCGATGTGGCACGCTGCATCAATGCAAACGAACGCAGCGCCTACGCCGCCGAGCTGAGTGCCTGGGTAGCACAACATTCGGGTGAATTGTTAGCTCCCCTGCTGTATGCCACTGCCGATCTACAAAACCTGCAACAAACTCAGCAGCAATATGGCACTGAAGCCGCCAGCATGGCGGTGGAGTCTCTGTTTGCAGAAGTTGCCGAACGTTTGCAACAGTTGGGTTTCAGCCGCTTTATTGTTGCTGGCGGTGAAACATCGGGCGTGGTAACGCAGGCACTAGGGATCCGTGGTTTCCACATTGGACCATGCATTTCTCCTGGTGTCCCTTGGGTACGAGCCCTCGAGCAACCTGTATCACTGGCCTTGAAATCGGGTAATTTCGGCGATGAGAACTTCTTTGCCAGAGCACAAACGGAGTTCCCTGTATGA
- the ltnD gene encoding L-threonate dehydrogenase has product MTQSENYSVCIVGLGSMGMGAAKSCIKAGLTTYGIDLNPQALATLKQAGAKQAATSADSFAGELDAVVLLVVNAAQVKTILFGDNGLAARLKTNTPVMVSSTISAADAKEIELKLKAYNLPMLDAPVSGGAAKAAEGEMTVMASGSESTFAQLQPVLDAVAGKVYRIGEEIGLGATVKIIHQLLAGVHIAAGAEAMALAARAGIPLDVMYDVVTHAAGNSWMFENRMRHVVDGDYTPKSAVDIFVKDLGLVADTAKALHFPLPLASTAFNMFTSASNAGYGKEDDSAVIKIFAGIDLPKSKENA; this is encoded by the coding sequence ATGACACAATCAGAAAACTATTCAGTTTGTATCGTCGGTTTAGGCTCGATGGGCATGGGTGCTGCAAAATCCTGTATCAAAGCAGGGTTGACTACTTACGGTATCGATCTCAATCCACAAGCGTTAGCCACGCTTAAACAAGCAGGCGCTAAACAGGCTGCTACCAGCGCTGATAGCTTTGCCGGCGAGCTGGATGCCGTGGTGCTGTTAGTGGTCAATGCAGCACAGGTGAAAACCATTCTCTTCGGGGATAACGGCTTGGCTGCACGGTTAAAAACCAATACCCCTGTTATGGTCTCTTCCACCATCTCCGCTGCCGACGCCAAAGAGATCGAACTAAAACTGAAGGCATATAACCTGCCCATGTTGGATGCCCCCGTTTCAGGTGGTGCCGCCAAGGCCGCAGAGGGTGAAATGACAGTGATGGCTTCAGGAAGTGAGAGCACCTTCGCACAGTTGCAGCCGGTCTTGGATGCCGTAGCCGGTAAAGTTTACCGCATTGGCGAAGAGATAGGTTTGGGAGCAACGGTCAAAATCATTCACCAATTGCTGGCTGGCGTTCACATTGCTGCAGGCGCAGAAGCGATGGCACTGGCCGCACGCGCCGGTATCCCATTAGACGTCATGTACGACGTTGTTACCCACGCAGCAGGTAATTCTTGGATGTTTGAAAACCGTATGCGTCATGTGGTCGACGGGGATTACACACCAAAATCTGCCGTCGATATCTTCGTCAAGGATCTTGGGTTAGTTGCCGATACGGCCAAAGCGCTGCACTTCCCTCTGCCGCTAGCCTCTACTGCATTCAATATGTTTACCTCGGCCAGTAACGCAGGTTATGGCAAAGAAGATGATAGTGCCGTCATCAAGATTTTCGCTGGTATCGACCTGCCTAAAAGTAAGGAGAACGCATAA